In a genomic window of Quercus lobata isolate SW786 chromosome 4, ValleyOak3.0 Primary Assembly, whole genome shotgun sequence:
- the LOC115983824 gene encoding uncharacterized protein LOC115983824: MVSPLPSHEQWPKTPYDPIKPPKFTKKVGKRKKVRKREAGEPINAFRMSKKGTAMKCGNCFQWGHNQRTCKAPDNPNKKAYKKKKKGQLGQSSTSGAKGSKKLLGTQQSNIGTQQSSQSRTKDNTSGSKKDKGKAKV; the protein is encoded by the exons ATGGTAAGCCCACTTCCAAGCCATGAACAGTGGCCAAAAACACCCTATGACCCAATCAAGCCCCCAAAATTTACAAAGAAAGTAGGCAAGCGTAAGAAGGTAAGAAAGAGGGAGGCAGGAGAACCTATTAATGCATTTAGGATGAGCAAGAAAGGAACTGCCATGAAATGTGGGAATTGCTTCCAGTGGGGCCATAATCAAAGAACTTGTAAAGCTCCTGATAACCCCAACAAGAAGgcttataaaaagaaaaagaaagggcaaTTAGGACAATCATCTACATCTGGAGCTAAAGGGAGTAAAAAATTATTG GGTACTCAGCAATCAAATATAGGTACTCAACAGTCAAGTCAAAGTCGTACAAAGGACAACACTAGTGGAAGCAAGAAGGATAAGGGAAAGGCTAAGGTTTAG